The genomic window ttcattcatttatcatTTCTTTATAGAAAAACGTTGGTACGAGCTCATGATGATAACAGTACATGATTCTGAATGGAAGACGTACAAATGCTCAAATAAAATAAGGCCACATTTAGCTTTGAACGGAATCAAGATCAAACAAAGTCACTTTTAATGTTGCAATTTCCTCGCTGTATGCACTTTGCTGTAACAAGTTTCTAGGCAGCTGTGAATGGATGCACTAAATTTATTGATGTTTATATAAACTGACTGAACATTACAACTATACAAAGCATCAAATATCAGCCGTGGGCCTTTTTCGCTTTACTGCATCCtttactacaaactcaaaaagCAAAATCCTGTAATCCATGTCCAATGTTCACAACGAGAGCCCCTAAAAATCAAGAAGCCAAAATGGGACATGCTGCAGGTGTCATTCTCTCGGTTAAATTTGCCCATcgattatgatttttttttcgtTAAGCACTAGAAAATTATATCATTTTCTTATCATTCTATACAGCAACATAATACTGCCAACTTGATCCAAGAGCGAAGAAATTAATTATTATGgttaaatacaaaatatcttttaaaatatttaaaatatacttttattttatacattatgCAGACTGGTTAACAATTTCAATGATAACAAAAATAAGTATTCAgtgaaatgcatttttttttttttaaatcacatggATGGCACTATGACAGGGAAAAAGCAagcgcacacacgcacacacacatgcacgcgcGCGCGCACTCTTCCACACGCAACTTTAAACGCTTTTCTGTGAGTGACATTTGGATAGATGACACTTTAACACAAGTACATCCCGCTTCCCAGATTTTCTACAGCCAAAGAGCTTTTGTGTTGGACAATATTGCTCAAGCTTTCATGCATTATGATGTCTGAAAGTATCACATCTCTCCATTCCATAGCATATGGTATcttagaattttcatttttcctaAAATTGTTCCATACATATCACACATTACCATAGAGTATCTTTCACCTAAACTAATCCAAATCATTACATATCTAGAGCTGTCCTCTACTTTGCAACCATCTACGtttaaccattaaaattatCTGTACACATTTAGCTTGTTCATCGAAACACTCGTGAGCATTTATTGCTTCCCGAAGTTACCTGGGGGTTTAGGGTATAGACACGAAACATTACAGTATCTAACGTGTGTCTTTGTGTTCGCATTTGGACCCTGTTTTTAAAGTCTACATCGCCTGAAAATAGTTCCCTAATTCGAAGTCGCACCTGCGTGAAACCTGGGTCATCATTTAAGGTATTTGATATATCAGACAAACATTCAAAACATGATGCACATTTCGACACTTGAGATATCAAACATTTTGGTGGTGTTTCAAAGTAACTCCTTAGGCTTATCGTTACTGGTGTGTTTCAAAAAGGCCACTCGATAGCTAAAAATTCTCTTTGAATCCAATCACGATAAAAATATGTTAACAAGGTGCTTTTAAAGTTGATACATCAAATACTGAAACGCTCATCCAACCCAGGTCTCCGTTTGACCTGCAATACATCACTGGTTTTTAATCGTTAATGTACAAAGCTCTCCACACTCAGGGACATACGTTACAGTGTGCTGAAAAGTTCTGGTAATAGGGCACTATGGGTTCGAACCAAGAGCGATACGGTTTCTTTGATCGATTCGTCGGAAAATGAAAACAGTTCAGAGCCATTGAGCGTCTTTTACCACCTCGTGTGGAACTCCTGATTTGGAGCAGAACAGCTCAGGTGACACATAAacatgaaaggaaaaaaaaaaaaaaggatgaatAAATAGAACAGTTCTCGTAAAACTGCCATACTGGTTTTGGTAAAgtcaaaaaacaatatataccAAAATTTAAAAAGCGTTTACAAAACATTCATGTCTGCTCAGACAGAACCACATTGGACAGAGGGGCGACCACACCCCTTGAAAGCACTCCACAAACGGACCACATGTTCCAACAAACGACAAGAGAGTTCCAGGATGTCAACAGAGGAAAGGCTGGCGGGACGAAGACTCACTGGGGAGGATGGGTAGAGGCTGCCCCCATGGACTGGTTTCATGATGGACTGATGGATTTGTGAGGTTTTAAATGGGTCGAGGAACATCATGCATGGGAAGAGTCATTAAACCTTGTTCCAACCAGATGGGATGTGAAATGTCGGGTTCATATTTCATCCGAAAATAAAAAAGAACTTGTcgcataaagaaaatgaagcctaTATTTTCAGGACCATaagatgttttatatatttaatatttatatatatttattcatttatttattaaaatcatcaTAAAGGCAGTACGACAAatactacacagcaaaatccccagagttaaatcaactctgctctgctcttacatatggtccctctctatatagtgttaaagtaaaactgaagcagagttaaagttaattagataattaagtgattaagttatgatttagcattagtgatgaacacctgctgttaacaagcagaatcactgaagagaaacacaataactacaaatgacttccagccacagccttagatgaaatcaactgaagagaaaagacattaaatctctcaagatctgaatAAACAGCTCTACAAACAGCAACTCTGCttgagtgttattttaactctatgtagagagggaccatatgttctctaagcagagttgatttaactctggggattttgctgtgtaccatttactatttcatatataattgtataattaaAAGAAATCAACATATTTCCACAGAACATATTAAGAATGTGATTACATTGGGATACTGAGAAAAATAGTCTTCATTTTCATTATAGTTCcttaaatctaaaatattttttatttgattttggggtgaatatgaaaaaaaaaaaaatcaattacacTGTAAACGCACCTGGTTAGGACATGGTATTATGATGTGGTTTGCTTAAAgtgttaattcacccaaaaataaaaattatatcatttattactcaccctcatgttgttccacacccgtaagaccttcgttcatcttcggaacacaaattaagatatttttgatgaaatccgatggtttattaaggcctgcatcgccagcaataacactccctttttcaatgcccagaaagctactaaaaacatgttcaaaacatttcatgtgactacagaggttcaaccttaatattataaagcgacaagaatactttgtgcaccaaaaataacaaaatagcgactttattcaacaatatctagtgatgggcgatttcaaaacactgcttcatgaagcttcgaagctttacgaatcatttgtttcgaatcagtggttaaatatgtttttagtagctttctgggtatTGAAAAatggagtgttattgctggcgatgcaggcctcactgagccatcggatttcatcaaaaatatcttaatttgtgttccgaagatgaacaaaggttttatgggtgtggaatgacatgagggtgagtaattgatgacttagttttcatttttgggtgaactaactctttaaagtCAGAAATTAAAGCAGTGCAGTTCAGCAAGAGTGCTAAGATACAAACACATTCTAGCATCTTGATACATGATACCAGTGAGTTGGGGGATGTTGTTAACTCAATAAATAAAGAATGGTTGTAGTCAGTAATTAAAAAGTGTAGCAAAAGACCTTGAATACAGAGACAAGACGTTGTTAATACTGGCGGGATGATATTGTAAGTGTGATGAAGACATAAACAAATAGCTATATTGCAAGTTATTAGCAAACATTGGTGCGCAGAGATAACACTGTCTAGATGACGAAAAAAAGAATGAGATGTACACAAGGTTAGTGTAGTAAAGGGTTAGTGAGAAGGGTCTTTGAAAAAACAGATTGATGGAGCATGCTAAGATGCGAGGAAGGAAATGGTTGTGAAGAAGATAGGTTGTTTGCAAGGGGTATAAGAGATTGTAGCTGGTTTTAAAATTCACTGATTGTTCTGTCATACTTTTTGAACAGTCAatacttttttctttacaaaagaCGGtgacttgtttttttgtttttgttttttttggttacACAACAACATTTTCATTGTTGCTGAGTAACACACCAGACAAGGTCCAATAAACCAATCTTTTATGCAAGGACAGAAGAATGATGAGGATTTGTGAGAAATGGGCTATGATGAGAACCGTAACATATGAAGGGGGTGGGGCATAGTTGGGAACCTCCTTCTGGCAGTGGAACAGCAACACTTAGAAAGCCAGCAAAGCTGGAACTGAGTGGGCGTGGAGTGGAGTTGATACACAATGCTCTTGTCGGAGTAGAAGGCCATTTCAGATGTCTCAGTGTGGTGAGGTGTTTAAATGTGTTCTGAATGCACGTGAGTGTCTGTATACATGACGATGActttgagtgtttgtgtgtcagtTTGTGTATGTTAATGCACAGACATGTATTAGAGAGACGCATCGCTCAGTGTctaatgttgtgtgtgtgtgtttgtgtgtgtgtcaatgTCTGAGGATGTTTCAATAGCATATGAGGATGAAGGCATTTAGCAGACAGCCAGGTCACAGTGCTGGAGGCTGGCCCTTAGTTggatgacctctgacctctaggGTTCAGCTACGACCTCTCCACCTGGCTGGGCTCCTGTGACTCTGAAAATGCCAATAGAGCAgaaattaataatgtaaatagctgaaatgtgaaaatagcaaaaaatgtgTCCTCCAATTAAAACAAGTTTTAATAACACTACGCTGGATTCAATTCACTGCAGACTTTTCcttgtaaaaaataatactaatataataaacaatgaTTGATGACTGATAGACTTAAATACTGAGTCAAGTTTGGCAGGTAAGCTGTAAACTGAACTTTAGGAGTAGGCCTCCCCTTAGTGGCCATTCAGCATAAACACAACTgttgttaataaatatatatatatatatatatatatatatatatataggtcaGCAAACTCTCATAATTGTGCTTTCTCAACCAATTTTTCAAATTATATTAGTTTTGgtcaatatttttaataatattagtcaatattagtttaaaatgcatattaaaCAGAACATTTCATTTTGAAGCTAAGGAAACGGGTAGGACATTCTCAAACACTTTACTGTCAAAATGTCACCATCAAATTCTACTATCAAATGTCTTCCACATTCTGGTaaacactgtaaaatgtaaaaagctGCTGTAAAATTTTCTCACCTTTTAGGGTTGCCTGATCTTTTGTTTCTTTAGGTTCACTGGTGACTGCAGGGAGGGTGCTGCCTTCTTTATCCTCTAATTTTGTGATGTTTGAAGAATCCTGCGAGTCAGGAAGGGGGCATTCTTCCTCCCTTCCACAATCTCCCCACCTTCCCACTCCCTGCAGTCCATCCCAAGAGTCTGAGCTACGGAGGCTAAGGCGTCTCATTCGTGAGACAGTGTCCACCTCCCTCATGCGGGCAAGTCTCTCCTCTGAGCCATGCCCGGGTGGGGCTGTAAAAAGAGCCTCTATTCTTTGGGAAAGTCCACGGCTCCGTCTATCTACACTTGAAACCTGACCTTCATCTGGACCTTGACTCTGGCCCTTATCAATGCCTTCGCCAGCAGCAACTTGTGTATGCTCCACTTTGTCAGTGCTAGAGGCTAGACTGCTCTGATCTTCACCGAGACCCTGTTCATGCttaagtgttttttgttttgtgtcagaATCTGCCTCTTTGTCACCAGTGTCTTGGGTATTTTTATCTAACTCCCAGTCTGAATCATCTGTGCCTTGCCCATCAATCCCACACCCACGCCAACCCCCCAGACCCCGTTTTTCACCACCTCCTTCCTGTCTATCATTGTCTAAACCCCACCTCTCCCCACCAATACCCCATCTTTCAGCATCAAGAGACCGTCTCTCTCTTGACCAGAATCCACCTTGGCCCAAACTTTCCCCTTCCCACCCAGCTCTCTCCCAATCTAACCCTAGAGACAATCTACGATTAGGGTAAGGTAGCACAGAAAGGGGAAGGTGATCCGGTGGAAATTCAGGACGTAGCTCTGAatccaaacctgaatgagtCCACATTGCAGCCTTATTTGCCCTCAAGATCACATTCGGTTCTTTCTTTGCCTCTGAGGCTGTATCGTTCTTTTGCTCTGTTTCTTCAGTAACAGGGTCTTTCAGCTCACATTTCTCCTGCTCTGTTTCTGTCTTTTCCCTAGAAGTGTCCTCTTCTGTCACTTTCTCTGTCACTTCAGGTTGTTGGCTTTTAGGTGTCTCCGTTTGCTCTGTTTCTGTCTCTTTTACTTCTGAATGATTCTGCTCAGTATTGGCAGGATCGTCTTTCATTTCAGTGGCTAAAATGTTGTTCACTTCATTCTCAGCTGACTCAATGCCAGTAATATCTGTATCACCTTTATCCTTGTTTGACTCATCAAGGTCTACTGCTGAACCCTCTCCTGTAATCAGAGTAGCAATATGCTTTTCAGCTAATGAAAGCTGCATCTGCCAGTCAGCAGGAACCTCTGGGTTGGCCTCTAAACCTGCTTTGTCACCAACCGGCTTTCCGGTTGCGAGGCTACAGAGCACACCCCTGTTATTAAGGAACCTGTTATTGTGGCTTGTTACCCTCCTAAAGCCTGAGCTTCTTTCCTCCCTGAATAATGAGACTGGCTCCTGTCTCACTTCTAATGCTGAAGAACAACATGGCTGTTCAGAATCTACGGGAGGCCTACTAGGTATGGGCACATGCTGTGGGGTTTCGATGCTCATTGCACTTCCTGGTTTGGATTTGACAGAAGCTCGGCTAACGGCCCCAGATTCTCGGGCCATTTGGAGAGTTTGACAGATGTGCTCGTAGTCTGGGGGGCTGGTTAGAGTGGAGGCATCTTGCATGGGCTGTCTGTCAGCCCATGGGACCTCGGCTGCCATGGAAGAGGTGGAGGAGGTTTGTGCAGTCAAATCGTCATCTCTTTGGGTCTCTTTGGGGGCTGGGATGTCCAGCTTCACTGATCTGCAGGCTTTGCGTTGGGTTATCTGGGACATGACTGTTTTGTAATCTCTGAAACCTGGTTCTGGTGGGGGAGGAGCAGGACAAATCTCCTCTCTTAGCTGTTTGCTGAAGCTCACACTCTTCCCAGTTGATGGTCGGGAAAAGGCACTTTTCACCTCCCGGTATTCTGGGTCGCTTCCAGGCACCAAGCTTGGCCGAAGAGTGGTTGCAGGAATTCCAATTGAATCTGAAGATAGCCTCGATTTGATGCGGTCAGGGATTTGCATGGAGGAACGGTTGGGAAGGTTATTGCTGGCAGTGCTGAGCTCCAGGATATCTTTGTAGGCCTCATTAAGATCCTCAATGCACTGGTCTACACTGGGGCGTTTACTTGCTTGGTCTTGGGCCTCTTTATTGATGGTCTCAAGCTCCTCAATGGCATCCCATGGTCGTCGGCTCACTGGCTTCAGCAGGAACTGGCCAAAGGCCTCAGGGTTTGGCCCTGAGGCTGACTTTGCCTCTTCAGTCAGATCTGATGGTGGGGACTGAGCCGGGGGCTGTGTTGGTGGCGGGGGTGGAGGTTGAGATGGAGGTTGGGTTGGAGGTGGGGGTGGAGGGTGTGGCGGGGGATGTAATGGAGGTCTGTGAGAACCTGTGCTCTTGGAGAAGGTACCTGTCCGTGAAAAAGCACTGTTGCTGGATGGTTTTAGACTTTTCTGGCCCTTCATGGGATACCCGTAAGGGGTGCTGGAGTCAGGACCTCCTGAAGTTGGTGGAGCTGCTGGAGTCGGGGGAACTGGTGGCACTGATGGAACTGATGGAGCCGTCAAAGCCCCAAGAGCCCCTGGGGCAGCCCCTGGAGCCACTGATGTAGTCTCAGCAGTAGCTGTTACCTCTGGGGCAGCAGGAGCATCTTGTGCTTCTGTATTGGCGGGACCTGGATTTGCATTGCTCTTTGTGGGCTCAGGGCTCGTTTGGGTCTCCTGGTCACGGTACTGGTCCCCTGGCCAAGCCCCAGAGTACCTTCGAAGCTCATCATGTGGATTTGGCTTAATGATCCTAGAGCGTGAGTTCCTTCTGCGATGAGCTCTCCTTGTGGCTATGCTACTGGTCCCACTGCCAAGTGTGAGTGCTTGTAGCTCCAAGTCAGTGGAGGTGGTGGATGTGCTTTTGAGGCTTTGGTTTGGCAGGGAGCCAAGGGTGTTGCTGTTTTCGCTGGAGGAGCttggtggaggaggaggaggaattGGAGGAGAGTCTGGTTCTTTCTCTTCGTTGTTGTTTTGATCTCGAGATTTTGCACTGGACTGCGAAAGTGGCACAGACACGAGGCAGAATATAGTCTCACTAAGTTTCTTTTTCACGCTCTTTTTCTCGGGTTCCTGGACTGGTTCCGTCTTTACAGTTGACACACTCTCTGAGGAACCTTTATCCATGGATTTGTCAGCCTTACCAGACTTGTCagtgattttctcagcttttgtCTGGTCTGTATTGCTGTCTCCTTTTGCCTGCTTGTCAGCCTTAATCAACTTGTCAGTGAATTTATCAGATTTACACTGTTTTTCTAACATTTTATCTGCTTTAAGTTGTTTTTCTAAAATTCTATCAATCTTCAAGTGCTTCTCCAAGAGTCTTTCAGCTTTACTTTGCTTGTCCGAAATTCTATCTGCTTTTATGGGCTTTTCAGGGATTTTCTCTGCTTTGACTTCAGGCTTAATTTGTTTGTCTGTATATCTGTCAGCCTTGACCTGATCTGGGGTCCTATCTACCTGTATCTGGTCTGTTAATCTTTCCACCTTTATTTGTTTGTCTGTAAACCTGTCTGGCTTTACTTGATCTGTAGGCTTATCTAATTTGATTAGGTCTGTAACTCGATCTGTTTTCACTTGCTCTGTTACTTTGATTTGATCTGTTCTTGTCTGCTCAGCACCTCTTTCCACTTTGACCGGCTCTGTTACTCTCTCAACCTTGACTTGGTCAGTGACTCTGTCAGCTCTAATTTGCTGGTCTGTACTTCTGTCTGTTTTAATGATTGGTTGCAGGGGTCTGGGCTGAAACGCAATGGGGTACTTGGCACAGCTCTGGTCAGATGCTACAGTTTCACTGCCCTTGTTCATCCCCTTGTGCCAGCGGTTAGTATTCTCCTGTTCAGTGAGAGCCGGTTTGTTAGTGTCCGTGCTAAGACTCAGTCCCTGTGAAGGGAGAAAGGCACTATCATGTGTGGATTGTCCTAAAGTTGCAGCGCAGGGAAGCTCTTTGTTGACGTGTCGGATCTTGTCCGCGTCTGTGAGCGAGTTTCCACAGGGCCCCCCTGAGACATGCCTGATGCGCGGGTCATCAAATGGGACATACTGCACGAGTCCTGGACGGCTAGGTACGACAGGCCCTGGATGCACAGGCCTTCTCGGAACTACTGCCATGCTCCTGTCTTCACGCCGTTCTGACCACGACAATCCTGAAGTCCTGGAAAACCACTGACCCATCTCTGCACTCACAGGCTCGCGTTTCCATCGGACAAGAGCGGAATCTGCTCTGTAGTTCTGTCCACTCCTGGGTGGCAGGAATCTCCTGTAGGAGGGAGGTGGGATGTAACCAGGGGGCTCCATGCCAGTCAGTTCATGGTAAAACAGATCTGCCCTATATGCTTCTGGTCTCAGGAGCTCTGCACTTTGGGAGTAACAAATGGACCGGTCTCGTAGCAGTTCTGAGCTCTGAGAGTAACAAAGGGATCGGTCCCTTAACAGATCGGCACTATGCGAGTGGCTGAAAAAACGGTCGCGCAGTAGTTCTGCACTCTGAGAATGACTGACAAATCTGTCTCTTAGTGGTTCAGCACTTTGAGAGTGACTCACCAAGCGGTCTCGAATTGGCTCTGCACTCTGTGAAAAGCAAATGGACCGATCTCTTAAAGGCTCTGCACTCTGAGAATAACAACCAGACCGGTCTCTGAGTGGTTCAAAACTCTGAGAGAAGCACACTGAGCGGTCTCTGGGTTTGGACACAGGTTCAGAGGACAACGTTTCCCAGCTCCCCCTGTTTTGCTGGTGAGTCTCATAAGATGGGGGCTTAACGGGGCGGCTGAACCGTGGCTTTGGTACAACTGCAGAAGGAGCATGACTTTGTGTCTGACCACTCCACCTCTCCCCTGCTTGCCATTCACTGTGGTATCGACCGTATGGAGCAGAGCTGTTGCTTCTTTGTATAGGGGGCTGATTTGGGGCACCAGTTTGAGGCAGATCTCCATAGTGAGGATCCTCAGGGGAAAGGACTCTAGGGAGAGACTGGGATTTAGCTCGCACTGTGGCAGACACAATGCCCTCTGCTGGTCGCAGGCGGTGTTGCTGCTCCTGAGACCAATGTTCAGCCTCCCCATCTGACAGTTGCCGGCCCAAGCCCACTGCAGGGCGCCACTCCTCTGTGCCCAGGCTCTggcattttctctctccagtCACACGTAAAGTCTCTGGGCCTGAGTCTATTGGTTCTCGTATCCATGGGCCTTCCTCCCAGCGTGCCAGTGGCCTCTCAGCTCTCAACTCCTCAACAGCTAACACTGGACCTCGCCATAATCCTCCAGAAACTCTGAGCTCCCTGGGATCAGCATAGTCCAATAGAGCACTGAAGTCCTGTCCCCTCCTTCTCCAGAACGAAATATCTCGCTCATCTGCATGTTCAGAGAATGTCAGGCTGGGAGCATCATAAAACCTAGCAATATAGACAAAAACAGATCATTAATTAAAGAAGCACTTCTGTTGTtgaattttcaaaaacttgaaaaaaaataattcaaaaactttaataatgaaaaagcCTCACTTTTGTGGAATTTTTCTATATTGAAATACAAAgtttacaaaaattaaaatgctatTATAGCAATCAGAAATTGCAtctttaatgttacaaaaacagattTCACAGAactgaataaaattatattcatatagTCAAGTAAACCAGTATGTGGTAAACTAACACCATGGGTTACTTTATGTCAAATATGTCATAGTTGACAATGGGCAAATTAGGGAGTAGAATAGTATCAATTTATAATTTTGCTCATATTTTTTTACTGGCAATAACAGCCAATTACAAAATTATCTGAAATCTGCTGATTTGCTTAACAACACTGACAGAGAGAAACATTTATACGCATTATCATTTTATGTAGACAatacaatcaatcaatcaatcagtaaagaaaatcaaaatgtaataaacaattaaactaTTTGCTTATTTATAGCTGCTGCATCAAAAAATAGCAGTATGGCTGTCAACAACATTGAAAGCATGCTAGTAACGCTGACAAAATAATAACAgacataaaat from Megalobrama amblycephala isolate DHTTF-2021 linkage group LG17, ASM1881202v1, whole genome shotgun sequence includes these protein-coding regions:
- the LOC125251511 gene encoding uncharacterized protein LOC125251511, whose translation is MYSVEDLLISHGYKLPRSGPASSSSSAPYDNRNNECRRDNVENRPAGGGGGGGGGGGTLNGFGTTEGGAEAGTGVYRPAPVKAYPENNNNINEGHERIQRRLEVPVAFLGDLQPLGDSLATDSGFYDAPSLTFSEHADERDISFWRRRGQDFSALLDYADPRELRVSGGLWRGPVLAVEELRAERPLARWEEGPWIREPIDSGPETLRVTGERKCQSLGTEEWRPAVGLGRQLSDGEAEHWSQEQQHRLRPAEGIVSATVRAKSQSLPRVLSPEDPHYGDLPQTGAPNQPPIQRSNSSAPYGRYHSEWQAGERWSGQTQSHAPSAVVPKPRFSRPVKPPSYETHQQNRGSWETLSSEPVSKPRDRSVCFSQSFEPLRDRSGCYSQSAEPLRDRSICFSQSAEPIRDRLVSHSQSAEPLRDRFVSHSQSAELLRDRFFSHSHSADLLRDRSLCYSQSSELLRDRSICYSQSAELLRPEAYRADLFYHELTGMEPPGYIPPPSYRRFLPPRSGQNYRADSALVRWKREPVSAEMGQWFSRTSGLSWSERREDRSMAVVPRRPVHPGPVVPSRPGLVQYVPFDDPRIRHVSGGPCGNSLTDADKIRHVNKELPCAATLGQSTHDSAFLPSQGLSLSTDTNKPALTEQENTNRWHKGMNKGSETVASDQSCAKYPIAFQPRPLQPIIKTDRSTDQQIRADRVTDQVKVERVTEPVKVERGAEQTRTDQIKVTEQVKTDRVTDLIKLDKPTDQVKPDRFTDKQIKVERLTDQIQVDRTPDQVKADRYTDKQIKPEVKAEKIPEKPIKADRISDKQSKAERLLEKHLKIDRILEKQLKADKMLEKQCKSDKFTDKLIKADKQAKGDSNTDQTKAEKITDKSGKADKSMDKGSSESVSTVKTEPVQEPEKKSVKKKLSETIFCLVSVPLSQSSAKSRDQNNNEEKEPDSPPIPPPPPPSSSSENSNTLGSLPNQSLKSTSTTSTDLELQALTLGSGTSSIATRRAHRRRNSRSRIIKPNPHDELRRYSGAWPGDQYRDQETQTSPEPTKSNANPGPANTEAQDAPAAPEVTATAETTSVAPGAAPGALGALTAPSVPSVPPVPPTPAAPPTSGGPDSSTPYGYPMKGQKSLKPSSNSAFSRTGTFSKSTGSHRPPLHPPPHPPPPPPTQPPSQPPPPPPTQPPAQSPPSDLTEEAKSASGPNPEAFGQFLLKPVSRRPWDAIEELETINKEAQDQASKRPSVDQCIEDLNEAYKDILELSTASNNLPNRSSMQIPDRIKSRLSSDSIGIPATTLRPSLVPGSDPEYREVKSAFSRPSTGKSVSFSKQLREEICPAPPPPEPGFRDYKTVMSQITQRKACRSVKLDIPAPKETQRDDDLTAQTSSTSSMAAEVPWADRQPMQDASTLTSPPDYEHICQTLQMARESGAVSRASVKSKPGSAMSIETPQHVPIPSRPPVDSEQPCCSSALEVRQEPVSLFREERSSGFRRVTSHNNRFLNNRGVLCSLATGKPVGDKAGLEANPEVPADWQMQLSLAEKHIATLITGEGSAVDLDESNKDKGDTDITGIESAENEVNNILATEMKDDPANTEQNHSEVKETETEQTETPKSQQPEVTEKVTEEDTSREKTETEQEKCELKDPVTEETEQKNDTASEAKKEPNVILRANKAAMWTHSGLDSELRPEFPPDHLPLSVLPYPNRRLSLGLDWERAGWEGESLGQGGFWSRERRSLDAERWGIGGERWGLDNDRQEGGGEKRGLGGWRGCGIDGQGTDDSDWELDKNTQDTGDKEADSDTKQKTLKHEQGLGEDQSSLASSTDKVEHTQVAAGEGIDKGQSQGPDEGQVSSVDRRSRGLSQRIEALFTAPPGHGSEERLARMREVDTVSRMRRLSLRSSDSWDGLQGVGRWGDCGREEECPLPDSQDSSNITKLEDKEGSTLPAVTSEPKETKDQATLKESQEPSQVERS